The Collimonas sp. PA-H2 genome contains a region encoding:
- a CDS encoding VOC family protein yields the protein MKRVVGIGGVFFKAKNPEKLREWYRDHLGFSLEEWGGVVFQPNAANGPIDKEKTVWSLFPSDSDYFAPSTQSFMINYRVDDLHALLAQLRSEGCSVDAKVDESEFGKFGWVMDPEGNRVELWEAPGT from the coding sequence ATGAAGCGTGTTGTTGGCATCGGCGGCGTGTTTTTTAAAGCAAAGAATCCTGAAAAACTGCGCGAATGGTATCGGGATCATCTTGGTTTCAGCCTGGAAGAATGGGGCGGTGTGGTATTTCAACCGAATGCCGCCAATGGCCCCATCGACAAGGAAAAAACTGTCTGGTCCTTATTCCCAAGCGACTCAGACTATTTTGCACCGAGCACCCAATCTTTCATGATCAATTATCGCGTCGATGATTTACATGCTTTGCTGGCGCAGTTGCGCTCGGAAGGCTGCTCTGTCGATGCCAAGGTTGACGAATCGGAATTTGGCAAATTTGGGTGGGTGATGGATCCCGAAGGTAACCGGGTCGAGCTATGGGAAGCTCCAGGAACTTAA
- a CDS encoding TetR/AcrR family transcriptional regulator, whose product MSSDLRSRKRLATRQGISNAATRLFFERGFDHVTVDEIATAADVGRMTVFNHFPRKEDMFFDRDEEGREILRDALRQRDAGIAPIETLRLLAHRLVAEDSPYVRFSAESQGFIETIEGSETLKARARAIRDEIAQVVAVALAECAGREPADPAAQLAASLLLATWTVALIQGHRTFRQRRDTEEAKAVFLAIVDKGTIGLKATMAGTPYA is encoded by the coding sequence ATGTCATCTGACCTTCGATCCCGCAAGCGCCTCGCCACGCGACAAGGCATCTCCAATGCCGCCACGCGCCTCTTCTTCGAGCGGGGCTTCGATCATGTGACGGTGGACGAGATCGCGACAGCCGCCGACGTCGGGCGGATGACGGTGTTCAATCACTTTCCCCGCAAGGAGGATATGTTCTTTGACCGTGACGAGGAGGGCAGGGAGATCCTGCGCGACGCTTTGCGGCAGCGCGATGCTGGCATCGCTCCGATCGAGACCTTACGTCTGCTGGCGCATCGGCTGGTTGCGGAAGATAGCCCTTACGTCAGATTTTCTGCTGAGAGCCAAGGCTTCATAGAGACGATCGAGGGCAGCGAAACCCTCAAGGCCCGGGCCAGGGCGATACGCGACGAGATCGCGCAAGTGGTAGCGGTGGCGCTAGCCGAATGCGCAGGGCGGGAACCTGCCGATCCCGCCGCCCAGCTGGCGGCCAGCCTGCTCTTGGCGACCTGGACCGTGGCCCTGATCCAGGGGCACCGGACCTTTCGACAGAGGCGGGATACAGAGGAAGCGAAAGCCGTCTTTCTCGCTATTGTTGACAAGGGAACCATCGGTCTGAAAGCTACAATGGCCGGCACGCCCTACGCTTGA